One genomic segment of Pseudomonas fortuita includes these proteins:
- a CDS encoding flavohemoglobin expression-modulating QEGLA motif protein — MDEYQQTIRALSDRIVAAQTPIRVLDAVKWDDNIRQGFLKGKGKEPPAVDRAYYQSRPLSFDSGAVKAEFQGIERDIIRQLGQFNPVGQIMKRMCREYRMVVRMLEARGTEDFGLISQELYGAASDAFHAGDPTLADLGLMLSDYLNNIDGRGDLKDEPKNLTAKEAVEILQHRLNKVFGEAEGTIRVFESDGIVADAAAGADYIKVRADAMFNARDVRALEVHEGLVHVGTTLNGLNQPICTFLAKGPPSSTVTQEGLAILMEVIAFASYPSRLRKLTNRTRAIHMVEEGADFLQVFDFFREQGFEIAQSYSNASRVFRGSVPNGLPFTKDLSYLKGFIMVYNYIQLAVKKGKLEQIPLLFCGKTTLEDMRTLRQLVEEGLVEPPKYLPEQFRDLNALSAWMCFSNFLNHLSLDRIEADYANIL, encoded by the coding sequence GTGGACGAATACCAGCAAACCATCCGTGCCCTGTCTGACCGCATCGTGGCGGCACAGACCCCGATCCGGGTGCTGGACGCGGTGAAGTGGGACGACAACATTCGTCAGGGCTTCCTCAAGGGCAAGGGCAAGGAGCCGCCGGCCGTCGACCGTGCCTATTACCAGTCGCGCCCGCTGTCGTTCGACTCCGGCGCGGTCAAGGCCGAGTTCCAGGGCATCGAGCGCGACATCATCCGCCAGCTTGGCCAGTTCAACCCGGTCGGGCAGATCATGAAGCGCATGTGCCGCGAATACCGCATGGTGGTGCGTATGCTCGAAGCGCGCGGTACCGAGGACTTTGGCCTTATCTCCCAGGAGCTGTATGGTGCTGCCTCCGATGCCTTCCATGCCGGTGACCCGACCCTGGCCGACCTCGGCCTGATGCTGTCGGACTACCTGAACAACATCGATGGCCGTGGCGACCTGAAGGACGAACCGAAAAACCTCACCGCCAAAGAGGCCGTGGAGATCCTCCAGCACCGGCTGAACAAGGTGTTCGGCGAGGCCGAGGGAACCATCCGCGTGTTCGAGTCCGACGGTATCGTCGCCGATGCGGCGGCCGGTGCCGACTACATCAAGGTGCGCGCCGATGCCATGTTCAACGCGCGCGACGTGCGCGCCCTGGAGGTACACGAAGGGCTGGTGCATGTCGGCACCACGCTCAATGGCCTGAACCAGCCGATCTGCACCTTCCTGGCCAAGGGGCCGCCCTCGTCGACGGTTACCCAGGAAGGCCTGGCCATCCTCATGGAGGTGATTGCCTTTGCTTCCTACCCTAGCCGTCTGCGCAAGCTCACCAACCGCACCCGCGCCATCCACATGGTCGAGGAGGGCGCCGATTTCCTCCAGGTGTTCGATTTCTTCCGTGAGCAAGGCTTCGAGATCGCGCAGAGCTACAGCAATGCCAGCCGGGTGTTCCGCGGTTCGGTGCCCAATGGCCTGCCATTCACCAAGGATTTGTCCTACCTCAAGGGCTTCATCATGGTTTACAACTACATTCAGTTGGCCGTGAAAAAAGGCAAGCTCGAACAGATCCCGTTGCTGTTCTGTGGCAAGACCACCCTGGAAGACATGCGCACCCTGCGCCAACTGGTGGAGGAGGGCCTGGTCGAGCCGCCCAAGTATCTGCCCGAGCAGTTCCGCGACCTTAACGCGCTGTCGGCCTGGATGTGCTTCTCCAACTTCCTCAACCACCTGAGCCTGGACCGTATTGAAGCCGACTACGCGAACATTCTCTGA
- a CDS encoding alpha/beta hydrolase, with protein MKPTTRTFSDRCRLLALGLLLLGLSGCSSLLFYPERGQAFTPERAKLAYRDVTLVTSDGLRLHGWWLPAKAGIEVKGTVLHLHGNGGNLPGHLGGSYWLPEQGYQVLMIDYRGYGLSQGTPSLPDVYEDIAAAMAWLDQAPEVKGKPLVLLGQSLGGAMAIHYLAAHPEQRQRFSALVFDGVPASYRSVGRFALSTSWMTWPLQVPLSWLVPDGDSAIRSIEQLSSPPKLFFHSIDDNLVPMDNGIRLYQHAPPPRVLQLTRGGHVQTFADPTWRQVMLRFLDDPSHFNGLRRLAEVPNYPDENNKQ; from the coding sequence TTGAAGCCGACTACGCGAACATTCTCTGACCGCTGCCGCCTGCTGGCGCTTGGCTTGCTGCTGTTGGGGCTGAGTGGCTGCAGCAGCTTGCTGTTCTACCCCGAGCGCGGTCAGGCGTTTACCCCCGAGCGCGCCAAACTCGCCTACCGCGATGTCACCCTTGTGACGTCGGACGGCCTGCGGCTGCATGGCTGGTGGTTGCCGGCCAAGGCCGGCATCGAGGTCAAGGGTACGGTGCTGCATTTGCACGGTAACGGCGGCAACCTGCCCGGGCACCTGGGGGGCAGCTACTGGCTGCCGGAGCAGGGTTACCAGGTGCTGATGATCGATTACCGCGGGTACGGCTTGTCGCAGGGCACGCCGAGCCTGCCAGACGTGTACGAAGATATTGCCGCTGCCATGGCCTGGCTGGACCAGGCCCCCGAGGTAAAGGGCAAGCCACTGGTGCTGCTGGGGCAAAGCCTAGGTGGGGCCATGGCCATTCACTACCTGGCGGCCCATCCCGAGCAGCGTCAGCGGTTCAGTGCGCTGGTGTTTGATGGGGTGCCAGCCAGTTACCGTTCAGTCGGGCGTTTTGCCCTCAGCACCTCGTGGATGACCTGGCCGTTACAGGTGCCGCTGTCGTGGCTGGTGCCGGACGGCGACAGCGCAATCCGTTCGATCGAGCAGCTCAGCAGCCCGCCCAAGCTGTTCTTCCACAGCATTGACGATAACCTGGTGCCGATGGACAACGGCATCCGCCTGTACCAGCACGCGCCACCGCCGCGGGTGCTGCAATTGACCCGTGGTGGCCACGTACAGACCTTCGCCGACCCCACGTGGCGCCAGGTGATGCTGCGTTTTCTTGATGACCCCAGCCATTTCAACGGCCTGCGGCGCCTGGCCGAAGTGCCCAATTACCCTGACGAGAACAACAAGCAATGA
- a CDS encoding OmpA family protein — protein MRKHVMIPALLALSVGLAACSHDPNANLEAARTNFSSLQSDPQASKVAALETKDAQDWLNKADKAYMDREDEKKVDQLAYLTNQRVEVAKQTIALRTAEGELKNASAQRAQAKLDARDAQIAKLQDSLNAKQTDRGTLVTFGDVLFDFNKAELKSNAYPNITKLAQFLQENPERKVIVEGYTDSVGSANYNQSLSERRANSVRMALVRAGVDPARIVAQGYGKEYPVADNGSNSGRAQNRRVEVTISNDNQPVAPRSMSQVQR, from the coding sequence ATGCGCAAACACGTCATGATTCCCGCCCTGCTGGCCCTCAGCGTCGGTCTTGCTGCCTGCTCGCACGACCCGAATGCCAATCTGGAAGCGGCCCGTACCAACTTCTCCTCGCTGCAGAGCGACCCGCAAGCAAGCAAAGTCGCCGCACTGGAGACCAAAGATGCCCAGGATTGGCTGAACAAAGCCGACAAGGCTTACATGGACCGTGAAGACGAGAAGAAGGTCGACCAACTGGCCTATCTGACCAACCAGCGTGTCGAAGTGGCCAAGCAGACCATTGCCCTGCGTACTGCCGAAGGTGAGTTGAAGAACGCCTCGGCCCAGCGCGCCCAGGCCAAGCTGGACGCCCGCGACGCGCAGATCGCCAAGCTTCAGGACAGCCTGAATGCCAAGCAGACCGACCGCGGTACGCTGGTGACCTTCGGCGACGTGCTGTTCGACTTCAACAAGGCCGAACTCAAGAGCAACGCCTACCCGAACATCACCAAACTGGCCCAGTTCCTTCAGGAAAACCCGGAGCGCAAGGTGATCGTAGAGGGCTACACCGACAGCGTCGGCTCGGCCAACTACAACCAGAGCCTGTCCGAGCGCCGTGCCAACAGCGTGCGCATGGCACTGGTACGTGCAGGCGTAGACCCGGCGCGCATCGTCGCCCAGGGCTATGGCAAGGAGTACCCGGTCGCGGACAACGGCAGCAATTCGGGCCGCGCGCAAAACCGTCGGGTGGAGGTGACCATCTCCAACGACAACCAGCCAGTGGCACCGCGCTCGATGAGCCAGGTTCAGCGTTAA
- a CDS encoding DUF4398 domain-containing protein, with translation MELTTMKTRTSKLSSTHVRGFKLAALALGSSLVLAGCAGNPPTEQYAVTQSAVNSAVSAGGTEFAAVEMKAAQDKFKQAEIAMHDKKYDEAKRLAQQAEWDARLAERKAQAAKAQKAVQDARQGVQDVREEGLRSAQ, from the coding sequence ATGGAGCTGACCACCATGAAGACCCGCACTAGCAAACTGTCATCTACTCATGTGCGCGGGTTCAAGCTGGCCGCGCTGGCCCTGGGCAGTAGCCTGGTCCTGGCCGGCTGTGCGGGCAACCCGCCCACCGAGCAGTATGCCGTTACCCAGTCCGCCGTGAACTCTGCCGTCAGCGCGGGGGGCACCGAGTTCGCCGCCGTGGAAATGAAAGCGGCCCAGGACAAGTTCAAGCAAGCCGAAATCGCCATGCACGACAAGAAGTACGACGAGGCCAAGCGCCTGGCCCAACAGGCCGAGTGGGACGCACGCCTCGCCGAACGCAAGGCCCAGGCGGCCAAGGCCCAGAAGGCCGTGCAGGATGCCCGCCAGGGCGTTCAGGACGTACGTGAGGAAGGCCTGCGCAGCGCTCAGTGA
- a CDS encoding type 1 pili tip component → MKIRELAQHWEQNAAGTLSPTGHVLHLDLESEARLAALIDMYPKRTAEELLGELVAAALEELEASFPYVQGRQVIATDEEGDPLYEDIGSTPRFLSLSRQHLHSLSTHGDDSEK, encoded by the coding sequence ATGAAAATCCGTGAACTCGCCCAGCACTGGGAACAAAATGCCGCCGGTACGCTCAGCCCCACGGGCCATGTGTTGCATCTGGACCTGGAGTCCGAGGCGCGCCTGGCCGCGCTGATCGACATGTACCCCAAGCGCACCGCCGAAGAACTGCTTGGCGAACTGGTGGCGGCCGCCCTTGAAGAGCTTGAAGCAAGCTTCCCCTACGTGCAGGGTCGCCAGGTCATTGCCACCGATGAAGAAGGCGACCCGCTGTACGAAGATATCGGCTCTACGCCACGTTTTCTGTCCCTCTCGCGACAGCACCTGCATAGCCTGAGCACCCACGGCGACGACAGCGAAAAATAA
- the ppc gene encoding phosphoenolpyruvate carboxylase gives MTDIDVRLREDVHVLGELLGETIRQQHGDAFLQKIEDIRHSAKADRRGPGEQLTSTLADLAEDDLLPVARAFNQFLNLANMAEQYQLIRRRDADQAEPFEARVLPELLARLKQAGHSNDALARQLAKLDIQLVLTAHPTEVARRTLIQKYDAIAGQLAAQDHRDLTPDERQQVRERLRRLIAEAWHTEEIRRTRPTPVDEAKWGFAVIEHSLWHAIPSHLRKVDKALLEATGLRLPLEAAPIRFASWMGGDRDGNPNVTAAVTREVLLLARWMAADLFLRDIDALAAELSMQQASDALRERVGDSPEPYRAVLKQLRDRLRATRAWAHSALTGSQPASAEVLVDNRDLIAPLELCYQSLHACGMGVIAEGPLLDCLRRAVTFGLFLGRLDVRQDAARHRDALTEITDYLGLGRYADWDEDRRIEFLQAELKNRRPLLPAHFKPQADTAEVLATCREVAAAPAASLGSYVISMAGAASDVLAVQLLLKEAGLTRPMRVVPLFETLADLDNAGPVMQRLLGLPGYRAGLRGPQEVMIGYSDSAKDAGTTAAAWAQYRAQENLVRICAEHQVELLLFHGRGGTVGRGGGPAHAAILSQPPGSVAGRFRTTEQGEMIRFKFGLPGIAEQNLNLYLAAVLEATLLPPPPPQPAWREVMDQLAADGVKAYRSVVRDNPDFVEYFRQSTPEQELGRLPLGSRPAKRRAGGIESLRAIPWIFGWTQTRLMLPAWLGWETALSNALARGQGELLAQMREQWPFFRTRIDMLEMVLAKADAQIAEAYDERLVQPHLLPLGAHLRDLLSQSCQVVLGLTGQQVLLAHSPETLEFISLRNTYLDPLHRLQAELLARSRGREAALDSPLEQALLVTVAGIAAGLRNTG, from the coding sequence ATGACCGATATCGATGTGCGTTTGCGTGAAGATGTCCATGTGTTGGGTGAGCTGCTCGGCGAAACCATTCGCCAGCAGCATGGCGATGCGTTCTTGCAGAAAATCGAGGACATTCGCCACAGCGCCAAGGCCGACCGCCGTGGCCCTGGCGAGCAACTGACCTCTACCCTGGCCGACCTGGCCGAAGACGATCTGCTGCCGGTGGCCAGGGCTTTCAACCAGTTCCTCAACCTGGCCAATATGGCCGAACAGTACCAGTTGATCCGCCGCCGCGACGCCGATCAAGCCGAACCTTTCGAGGCGCGGGTGTTACCCGAGCTGCTGGCGCGCCTTAAGCAGGCCGGCCACAGCAACGATGCCCTGGCCCGGCAACTGGCCAAGCTCGACATCCAACTGGTGCTCACCGCGCACCCCACCGAGGTGGCGCGCCGCACCTTGATCCAGAAGTACGACGCCATCGCCGGCCAGCTCGCTGCCCAGGACCACCGCGACCTGACCCCGGACGAACGCCAGCAGGTACGTGAACGCCTGCGCCGGCTGATCGCCGAGGCCTGGCACACCGAAGAAATCCGCCGCACCCGGCCTACCCCGGTAGACGAAGCCAAGTGGGGCTTCGCGGTAATCGAACATTCGCTGTGGCACGCTATCCCCAGCCACCTGCGCAAAGTCGACAAAGCCCTGCTGGAAGCCACCGGCCTGCGCCTGCCGCTGGAAGCCGCGCCGATCCGCTTTGCCTCGTGGATGGGCGGTGACCGTGATGGCAACCCCAATGTGACCGCCGCTGTCACCCGGGAAGTGCTGTTGCTGGCGCGCTGGATGGCTGCTGACCTGTTCCTGCGCGACATCGATGCACTGGCCGCCGAGTTGTCCATGCAGCAGGCCAGCGACGCCTTGCGCGAACGGGTAGGGGACAGTCCCGAACCCTACCGCGCCGTGCTCAAGCAATTGCGCGACCGCCTGCGGGCGACGCGTGCCTGGGCACATTCGGCGTTAACCGGCAGCCAACCGGCCAGCGCTGAAGTACTGGTGGATAACCGCGACCTGATTGCGCCGCTGGAACTCTGCTACCAGTCGCTGCACGCGTGTGGCATGGGCGTTATCGCCGAAGGCCCGTTGCTCGACTGCCTGCGCCGCGCCGTCACCTTCGGGCTTTTCCTCGGCCGCCTGGACGTGCGCCAGGACGCTGCCCGCCACCGTGATGCGCTGACCGAAATCACCGACTACCTGGGCCTGGGGCGCTATGCCGACTGGGATGAAGATCGCCGCATCGAATTCCTTCAGGCCGAGCTTAAAAACCGCCGGCCGCTGTTGCCCGCGCACTTCAAGCCACAGGCAGATACCGCCGAGGTGCTGGCAACCTGCCGTGAAGTTGCCGCCGCGCCAGCGGCCTCGCTGGGCTCCTATGTCATTTCCATGGCCGGTGCTGCTTCGGATGTGCTGGCGGTGCAGCTCCTGCTCAAGGAAGCCGGCCTGACCCGCCCCATGCGTGTGGTACCGCTCTTCGAAACCTTGGCCGACCTGGACAATGCCGGCCCGGTAATGCAGCGCCTGCTCGGCCTGCCGGGTTACCGGGCCGGGCTGCGCGGCCCGCAGGAAGTGATGATCGGCTACTCCGACTCGGCCAAGGATGCCGGCACCACGGCGGCGGCCTGGGCGCAGTACCGGGCCCAGGAAAACCTGGTGCGCATCTGCGCCGAACACCAGGTCGAACTGCTGCTGTTCCACGGCCGGGGCGGAACAGTAGGGCGCGGCGGTGGCCCGGCCCACGCAGCGATCCTGTCGCAGCCACCGGGTTCGGTGGCGGGGCGGTTCCGCACCACCGAGCAGGGCGAAATGATCCGCTTCAAGTTCGGTTTGCCGGGCATCGCCGAGCAAAACCTGAACCTGTACCTGGCCGCTGTGCTCGAAGCCACGCTGTTGCCACCACCGCCCCCGCAGCCGGCCTGGCGCGAGGTGATGGACCAGCTGGCTGCCGATGGCGTCAAGGCTTACCGCAGCGTAGTGCGCGACAACCCCGATTTTGTCGAGTATTTCCGCCAGTCGACGCCAGAACAGGAACTGGGGCGCCTGCCGCTGGGCAGCCGCCCGGCCAAGCGCCGCGCCGGGGGGATCGAGAGCCTGCGGGCCATCCCGTGGATATTTGGCTGGACCCAGACCCGGTTGATGCTGCCGGCCTGGCTGGGCTGGGAAACCGCGCTGAGCAACGCCTTGGCCCGTGGCCAGGGTGAGTTGCTGGCGCAGATGCGCGAGCAATGGCCGTTCTTCCGCACCCGCATCGACATGCTGGAAATGGTGCTGGCCAAGGCCGATGCGCAAATTGCCGAGGCCTACGACGAACGTCTGGTGCAACCGCACCTGCTTCCTTTAGGTGCGCACCTGCGCGACCTATTGTCGCAGTCTTGCCAGGTGGTGCTGGGCCTGACCGGGCAGCAGGTGCTACTGGCGCACAGCCCCGAGACGCTGGAATTCATCAGCCTGCGCAACACCTATCTGGACCCGCTGCACCGCCTGCAGGCCGAGTTGCTGGCCCGCTCGCGCGGCCGCGAAGCCGCTCTGGACAGCCCGTTGGAGCAGGCCTTGCTGGTGACCGTAGCGGGTATTGCTGCCGGGCTGCGCAATACCGGCTAA
- the adk gene encoding adenylate kinase — translation MRVILLGAPGAGKGTQAKFITEKFGIPQISTGDMLRAAVKAGTPLGLELKKVMDAGQLVSDELIISLVKERIAQPDCANGCLFDGFPRTIPQAEAMVAAGVDIDAVVEIAVDDEEIVGRMAGRRVHLASGRTYHIQYNPPKVEGKDDVTGEDLIQRDDDKEETVRHRLSVYHTQTKPLVEFYQKLSAANAGKPKYSHIEGVGSVDAITAKVLAALS, via the coding sequence ATGCGCGTAATTCTGCTGGGAGCTCCCGGGGCCGGTAAAGGTACTCAGGCAAAGTTCATCACCGAAAAGTTCGGTATTCCACAAATCTCCACCGGTGACATGCTGCGTGCCGCCGTCAAGGCAGGTACCCCACTGGGCCTGGAGCTGAAAAAAGTCATGGATGCCGGCCAGCTGGTCTCCGACGAGCTGATCATCAGCCTGGTCAAGGAGCGCATCGCCCAGCCTGATTGCGCCAATGGCTGCCTGTTCGACGGCTTCCCACGCACCATCCCGCAAGCAGAAGCCATGGTCGCGGCTGGTGTCGACATCGACGCCGTGGTCGAAATCGCCGTAGACGACGAAGAAATCGTCGGCCGCATGGCGGGCCGCCGCGTGCACCTGGCCTCGGGCCGCACCTACCACATTCAGTACAATCCGCCGAAAGTGGAAGGCAAGGACGACGTGACGGGCGAAGACCTGATCCAGCGCGACGACGACAAGGAAGAAACCGTTCGTCATCGCCTGTCGGTCTACCACACCCAGACCAAGCCGCTGGTAGAGTTCTACCAAAAGCTGTCGGCCGCCAATGCCGGCAAGCCGAAGTACAGCCACATCGAAGGTGTCGGTTCGGTCGACGCCATCACCGCCAAGGTCCTGGCAGCCCTGAGCTGA
- the tsaB gene encoding tRNA (adenosine(37)-N6)-threonylcarbamoyltransferase complex dimerization subunit type 1 TsaB: MTTLLALDTATEACSVALLHDGKVTSHYEVIPRQHAQKLLPMIKQLLAESGVALNALDAIAFGRGPGAFTGVRIAIGVVQGLAFALERPVLPVSNLAALAQGALREQGVQQVAAAIDARMDEVYWGCYQATAGEMRLVGREAVLPPEQVALPAGSNGEWFGAGTGWGYAERLAVKVAASNPGALPSALDILSLATFAWARGEAIVAEQAQPVYLRDNVATPKKH, translated from the coding sequence ATGACCACCCTGCTGGCCCTGGATACCGCCACCGAAGCCTGTTCCGTCGCGCTGCTGCATGACGGCAAGGTAACCAGCCATTACGAGGTGATCCCACGTCAGCACGCGCAGAAGTTGCTGCCGATGATCAAGCAGTTGCTGGCCGAATCCGGCGTTGCGCTGAATGCACTGGATGCCATCGCCTTCGGCCGAGGCCCGGGTGCATTCACTGGCGTGCGCATTGCCATTGGTGTGGTCCAGGGCCTGGCCTTCGCGCTGGAGCGCCCGGTGCTGCCGGTGTCCAACCTGGCCGCGCTGGCCCAGGGGGCCTTGCGCGAGCAGGGCGTGCAGCAGGTGGCGGCTGCCATCGATGCGCGCATGGACGAAGTGTACTGGGGCTGCTACCAAGCCACGGCAGGCGAAATGCGCCTGGTCGGCCGCGAAGCGGTGTTGCCGCCCGAGCAGGTAGCGCTGCCGGCCGGCAGCAACGGCGAGTGGTTCGGTGCCGGTACCGGCTGGGGCTACGCCGAGCGCCTGGCGGTAAAGGTGGCGGCCAGTAACCCTGGCGCCTTGCCCAGTGCCCTCGACATTCTCAGCCTGGCCACCTTCGCCTGGGCCCGAGGCGAGGCAATTGTTGCCGAACAGGCGCAACCGGTTTATCTGCGCGATAATGTAGCCACGCCCAAGAAGCACTGA
- a CDS encoding DUF72 domain-containing protein, which yields MSPPPLPYFLGCPSWSENAWREYLYPADASSNEMLGFYSQVFNAVEGNTTFYARPAPGTIARWAQVMPQHFRFTAKFPRDISHEGDLRDQLEPAFDFTRLMAPLGQRVSPYWLQLPAQFGPARLGELCHFLDQIGLPVAVEVRNQAFFAKGEEERLLNRLLHERGVERICLDPRALFSCTSRDPAVLHAQSKKPKVPPRPAAFSQHPQVRFIGHPQLEANHTFLSPWVEKVAGWIEEGRSPYIFLHTSDNRLAAALAQHFHQRLMARLPGLAPLPELPRAPEVEQLGLL from the coding sequence ATGAGTCCACCACCACTGCCTTATTTCCTCGGTTGCCCGTCCTGGAGCGAAAACGCCTGGCGTGAGTACCTGTATCCCGCCGACGCCAGCAGCAATGAAATGCTTGGCTTCTACAGCCAGGTGTTCAATGCCGTCGAGGGCAACACCACGTTCTACGCACGCCCCGCCCCCGGCACCATTGCCCGCTGGGCGCAGGTGATGCCCCAGCATTTCCGCTTCACCGCCAAGTTTCCTCGCGACATCAGCCATGAGGGTGACCTGCGTGATCAGCTTGAGCCTGCCTTCGACTTCACGCGGCTGATGGCCCCGCTGGGCCAGCGCGTATCACCGTACTGGCTGCAATTGCCGGCCCAGTTCGGCCCGGCGCGCTTGGGCGAGCTTTGCCACTTCCTCGACCAAATCGGGCTGCCGGTGGCCGTGGAGGTGCGCAACCAGGCCTTTTTCGCCAAGGGTGAAGAAGAACGCCTGCTCAACCGCCTGCTGCACGAACGCGGCGTGGAGCGTATTTGCCTGGACCCGCGTGCGTTGTTCAGCTGCACCTCGCGCGACCCTGCCGTGCTGCACGCGCAATCCAAGAAGCCCAAGGTACCACCGCGCCCGGCGGCCTTCAGCCAGCACCCACAGGTTCGCTTCATCGGCCATCCGCAGCTGGAGGCCAATCACACCTTCCTCAGCCCCTGGGTAGAGAAAGTCGCCGGCTGGATCGAAGAAGGGCGCAGCCCCTACATTTTCCTGCACACCTCGGACAATCGCCTGGCTGCGGCGTTGGCCCAGCATTTCCATCAACGCCTGATGGCACGCTTGCCAGGTCTTGCACCTTTGCCGGAATTGCCGCGCGCGCCCGAGGTCGAACAACTGGGCTTACTCTGA
- a CDS encoding isocitrate lyase/PEP mutase family protein: MDVQTLRAEAFKALHEREGAFVIPNPWDAGSAKLLASLGFEALATTSAGLAFSLGRPDAEGALSLDDTLDNAGEIVDATALPVAADLENGFGDMPEDCAQTILRAAEIGLVGGSIEDASGRSDAPIYDLGLAVERVRAAVQAARSLPFPFTLCARAENLLHGRMDLDDTILRLQAYAEAGADVLYAPGLRTVEEVRAVVQAVAPRPVNVLMGMAGVPLSVNQLQDLGVRRISVGSSLARAALGAFHRAALEIRNEGTFGYGEQALPFAQLNDLFRR, encoded by the coding sequence ATGGATGTGCAAACCCTGCGAGCCGAAGCCTTCAAGGCTTTACACGAGCGCGAAGGCGCGTTCGTCATCCCCAACCCGTGGGATGCCGGCTCCGCCAAGCTGCTTGCCAGCCTGGGTTTCGAGGCGCTGGCCACCACCAGTGCCGGCCTGGCCTTCAGCCTGGGCCGGCCAGACGCCGAAGGCGCCTTGAGCCTGGACGATACCCTGGACAATGCCGGCGAGATCGTCGATGCCACTGCCTTGCCGGTGGCCGCGGACCTTGAGAACGGCTTCGGCGACATGCCTGAAGATTGTGCCCAGACCATCTTGCGTGCTGCCGAAATCGGCCTGGTAGGTGGCTCCATCGAAGATGCCAGTGGCCGCAGTGATGCGCCCATCTATGACCTCGGGCTGGCCGTGGAGCGCGTGCGCGCCGCCGTGCAGGCTGCGCGTAGCCTGCCGTTCCCGTTCACCTTGTGCGCCCGGGCAGAAAACCTGCTGCACGGCCGCATGGACCTGGACGACACCATCCTGCGCCTGCAAGCCTATGCCGAGGCCGGCGCCGATGTGCTGTATGCGCCGGGGCTGCGCACCGTAGAGGAAGTGCGTGCGGTGGTGCAGGCGGTCGCACCGCGGCCGGTGAATGTGCTGATGGGCATGGCGGGGGTGCCGCTGAGCGTGAACCAGTTGCAGGACTTGGGCGTGCGCCGCATCAGCGTCGGCTCGTCGCTGGCCCGTGCTGCGCTGGGGGCGTTCCACCGTGCCGCGCTGGAAATTCGCAACGAGGGTACGTTCGGCTACGGTGAGCAGGCACTGCCGTTTGCCCAGCTCAACGACCTGTTCCGCCGCTGA
- a CDS encoding extensin-like domain-containing protein, translating to MRAMLALLASLLVLAGLAWHFGWRLPAVWNPWAPLDVRQPPNLLTPYKLSRLRDDPALCRQALETSQLRYRAQADSPASANCPLRNVWRIEGGQARLSSSFLASCPLAVAYALFENHGLQPVAQRVLGQAVAQVDHLGSFACRNVYHRKQGRLSQHATANALDISGFRMQDGQRIVLARDWQAGGQKAEFLRQVQQAACESFSTVLGPAYNAAHHNHFHLDMGRWQVCR from the coding sequence ATGCGGGCAATGCTGGCGCTGCTGGCCAGCCTATTGGTGCTGGCCGGTCTGGCCTGGCACTTCGGCTGGCGCCTGCCTGCCGTGTGGAACCCTTGGGCGCCGCTGGACGTACGCCAGCCGCCCAACCTGCTGACGCCGTACAAGCTTTCACGCCTGCGCGATGACCCGGCCTTGTGCCGACAGGCACTGGAAACCAGCCAGCTGCGCTACCGGGCGCAAGCCGACAGCCCGGCTTCGGCCAACTGCCCGTTGCGCAACGTTTGGCGTATCGAGGGCGGCCAGGCACGGCTAAGCAGCAGTTTTCTGGCCAGTTGCCCGCTGGCGGTAGCCTATGCACTGTTCGAAAACCATGGTTTGCAGCCCGTGGCGCAGCGGGTACTGGGCCAAGCCGTTGCGCAGGTCGATCACTTGGGCAGCTTCGCCTGCCGCAATGTCTATCACCGCAAGCAGGGCCGCCTGAGTCAGCACGCGACCGCCAATGCGCTGGACATCAGCGGTTTTCGCATGCAGGACGGCCAGCGCATCGTCCTGGCGCGTGACTGGCAGGCGGGTGGGCAGAAGGCCGAATTTTTACGGCAGGTGCAGCAGGCGGCTTGCGAGAGCTTCAGCACAGTACTGGGGCCGGCCTACAATGCAGCACACCACAATCACTTTCATCTGGACATGGGCCGCTGGCAGGTGTGCCGCTAA